The region GGACGAATCAGCGCACTGACGAATACGGTGGTGATTTAGCTGGTCGCTCTAAGTTTGCTATCGAGTTAGTGACGAAAATGCGCGCTGCGGTTGGCGATGATTACCCGATTATCTTCCGTTGGTCACAATGGAAACAGCAAGACTACAGTGCACGACTCGTGGAAACACCAGAAGCATTAGCTGCTTTCTTGAAACCGCTGGCGGATGCAGGTGTCGATATTTTCCATTGTTCACAGCGTCGCTTCTGGGAGCCGGAGTTTGAAGGCAGTGATTTAAACCTTGCTGGTTGGGTCAAGAAAGTCACGGGCAAACCGACGATTACGGTGGGTAGCGTGGGCTTAAATCAAGACTTCTTGCCAGAAGATGGCACCAGTAACTTCAAAGACGCAGAAACCGTTAGCCTAGACAACTTAATTGAACGTGTGGAAAACCAGGAGTTTGATTTAGTGGCCGTTGGTCGAGCGTTAATTTCTAACCCAGATTGGGTAAATAAGGTTAAAGCAGGTGAGTACGAGAGCTTAAAAGCCTTTGATAAAGCCCAACTGGCGGAGTTGGTATAGTTTATTGTGCAACTCGTCTGAGCGAGGCGACTTGGTTGCGCTCGCTTAGTTAAAAATAAGGTGCGCAGGCAGCTTTTAAATGCCAGCTAACCGTGTCTTTGTAATAGCGAATGGGTCAGCATTCGCTATTTTTTTGTCGATAACTTGTACTTTTATTATTAGCTTTCGCTGTGCTAAATCAGCACTTTGTTATCGCTATCATCTTGAATTGTCATATTAATTTCTTGAATTTATCTCGTCACTTTCACGTTTTCGTCATAAAAGTGCATTAAGGTTTTAACAAAAGTTTAACATGTGGTGTAGGGTGCGTTATGGTAAAGGCTCCCTTAGCCTCTGTGCTAACGAATTAAAAAAACAAAATGTAGTGGGAAATTAATAATAATGAGTAACTTTACACGCCGCGCTTTTATCAAAGCGTCAATGGCAGGCTTTGGCACTGCGGTTATTTCAACAGGTTTAATGGGGTGTTCGGATGATGACGATAAGGCACTTGAATTGCCGATCATCCCTGTCGCCTTTAATCATGGTGTCGCTTCAGGTGATCCACTCGATAATGCGGTCATCATCTGGACGCGTGTTACGCCTTTATCTGCGGTCGATAGCGTGAGCGTCAGTTGGCAAGTGGCTACTGATGCCGAATTTAATGATTTAGTTCACAATGGTACAACGGACGCGCAAGTTGAGTCTGATTTCACTGTAAAAATTGATCTTCAGCAACTCGCTGCCAACACGAAATACTATTTCCGCTTTGCTTCGGGTGAAACCTTCTCACCTGTAGGTATGACAAAAACATTGCCTGTTGGCGCTGTTTCACAAGTAAAATTGGCGGTGTTTTCTTGCGCTAACTTCCCTGCTGGCCACTTTAACGCCTACAACAGCGCCGCGAAACGAGACGATCTTGATGCCGTTATTCACTTAGGGGATTACATTTACGAATATGGCGATGGTGGTTTTGCGACGCAAAATGCCGCTGCAATCGGTCGCCCTTTACCGGCTGACAACAATACTGAATGTATTACCCTGGAAGATTATCGCAAGCGTTATGCCTTGTACCGCAGTGACCCGGACTTACAGCAATTGCACCAGCAAGTACCGTTTATTACGGTGTGGGACGATCACGAAATTACCAATGATGCGTGGCGTGATGGTGCAGAAAACCACAATGATGGTGAAGGCGATTACCAAGTGCGCAAAGCAGCAGGCTTGCAAGCCTACTTTGAATGGTTGCCAATTCGCCCAATGACGGCAAGCGACTACGAGCGCATTTTCCGCAGCTTCCAATTTGGTGACTTAGTCAATTTACATATGCTCGACACGCGTTTACTGGCACGTGATGAGCAGTTGGCGTATCAAGACTTTATCGATCCAACAACAGGCCAATTAGATGCCGCTGGCTTTACCGCCGCCATGAGTGCTGATCGCAGTTTATTGGGGGCAGAGCAATTGGGCTGGTTACAAGCGGGCTTAACAGCTTCTTCTGCAACTTGGCAGGTGCTTGGTCAGCAAATTTTAATGGGACGAATGAACGTACCTGCCGAGCTACTCGCAGGTTTTGCTAACCCTTCACCAGCGTTGCTGCAAACTTTTGGCGAACTGGCGCAAATAAAAGGTCGTATTAGTGCGGGCGATCCAACAGTGACTGATGCTGAACGTGCGCGCGTGGCGGTTGAAATTCCATATAACTTAGATGCTTGGGATGGCTATGCGGTAGAGCGTGAAGTGGTGTTAGGCACAGCGAATGCACTCAATCAAAACCTGATTGTATTGGCGGGCGATACCCACAATGCGTGGGCGAACAACCTCAAAGATCGCCAAGGGAATAGCGTGGGTGTTGAGTTTGCTACCGCAGGTGTCAGTTCACCGGGCTTAGAGAGCTTTTTGAGCATACCAGAAGCCTTTGTGCCGCAAGCAGAGCAAGCCTTACAAGTACTCGTTGATGACTTGCAGTACGTTAATATCGCCAATCGCGGTTATATGGTCGTCACTTTTACAGAGCAAGCGGCGACAACCGAATGGGTTCATGTTGATACGGTGGCAAGCAATAGTTACCAAGAAGTAGCGAGTCGCAGCAATACCTTAACGGTGGCCGCAGGCAGTAATGTGATTCAACGCTAGTGACGCGTTGAATTCACTTCGCCAATTTTAAAAATCACGCCAATGCCAGTTTAAATCGTCATATTTAGGCTGGCATTTAGTTTCTTCCTTCAAACCTTTGGCTATCTTTCGCCTTGAATTTCAAATGAATCGCTGATTAAGCGAGCTTGACCGTCTGCTTCTACCACCCAGTGTTCACGATGCACAACGCCATAAGCTTTGTTCATTTGCCAACTTGAGGTCAGAATATAGCCACCATCTTGAGCAGGCTGCCACTCTACGTTTGAGTAAACCACGTCTTTAAAACCCTGATCTATGATGTTTTGCCAACACTCCTGAATCGCTTGTCGGCCAGTAAACGTGCCAATAGGCTTAGCTTCCATTACGCAGTTTTCGGTGTATTGTGCTGCGCAGCCCGCAGCGTCTTGATTGTTAAATGCGGTTTGCCAAGCGTTGATACCCGCTTTACACAAGGCCAAAGTTTCTTGATCTGTCATGATATGTCTCTGCTGTTTACTGTGATTGAATTAATCCGCATGTCATCAGGCTCGGTAAATGGCATGTGGTGTTGATTAGGTGATAATAAGATTTCTAATTACATTGAAAAACAAAGATAATAGAAAAGTTAGTTTGTAAAAACTAAACAATAGATAACAAACAACAATAGATAACAAACAACAATAGATAACAAACAACAAGAGATGATAAAAACGAAAGGTGCTAACTGATGAAAATGTTGCGTAATATGTCGATATTTGCGCAGATTGTTGAAGCAGGCTCGATCACTGAGGCGGCAGCCGCGTTGGATCTCTCAAAGTCTGTTGTTAGCCAACATTTGAGTGCGTTGGAGAGTGAATTAGGCGTTTTATTGATTAAGCGCAGCACACGAAAACACACCTTAACGAGTGCTGGGCGAGCCTTCTATCAATCTTGTCAGGAAATCAATCGCCTTAGTGATTTTGCTTGGCAACAAGCACAAGACGCCACTAATGTGCCCAAAGGCAAGGTGACGATCACCGCGCCCAACGCCTTGATGGATGCGGTAATTGCCCCTGCTATTGGCAAGTTAGTACACCAATATCCGCAATTACAACCTCAGCTGATTAGTGCAGATAGCCAGCTTGATTTAATGACAGATAATATTGATCTGGCGATCAGGGTGGGTGAATCACCGGTGAGTAATATCAAGCAGCGCAGAATTGGTGAATTTCGCGATGTGTTATGCGGCACTCAGCGACTACTCGCGAAGACAGAAGCAACTCAGGCAAGTTATATTGCCAATACCTGGCAACCTCAGCATATCACCCATGAACTGCATGATTCAGAAGGCAATCAAATCAGCTATCAAGCGACCGCGCAGTGCCGCGCTAACTCATTCTATGCCTGTTTGGCCTTAATCAAGCAAGGCGCTGGCATAGGTTTAGTACCGGATTTTCATTTTTGCCAACTCAAACCACTCTTGGTCGAGGCATTTCCAAGCTTTTCCATGACAAGCAATCGAGTTTACGCACTCCACACTTACGACAACTATTTACCCGCCAGTATCAGCGTTTGTATCAATGCGATTGAGGAGCAGTTTAGCCAGTTGTCGGCACAAACCAGCGGCTGATTGAAGATATTTTGATATGCTCAAGCGTTTAGCTACCTAGTTGAACAGCTTTGTTTAGCGCTGCCAAATCTCGTATAATTGGCGGTTTAGTGGCGGCACTTCGCACGCGTGATTTAACTCTCTATTGTAAAGGCGTTTCTCTTTTCATGACCTCTCATAAACTCTCTGTGGCACCTATGCTCGATTGGACAGATCGCCACTGTCGTTATTTCTACCGTTTAATGTCAAGCAATACAGTGCTTTACACCGAAATGGTAACTACCGGTGCGATTATCTTTGGCAAGGGGGACTACCTCGGTTACAACGAAGAAGAGCATCCTGTGGTATTGCAATTGGGCGGCAGTGATCCTCAGGCCATGGCAGAGTGTGCTAAGCGTGCCGCAGCATTGGGCTACGATGAGATCAATATCAATGTTGGCTGTCCGTCTGATCGCGTGCAAAATGGACGTTTTGGCGCCTGTTTAATGGCGGAACCTGCGTTAGTGGCTGAGTGCGTTAAGCAGATGAAAGATGCCGCCGATATTCCAATTACCGTGAAATCTCGCATTGGTATTGACGATCAAGATAGTTACGAGTTTCTACAAGAGTTTATCGCGACGATTGAACCGGCAGGTTGTGAGCATTTTATTATTCACGCTCGCAAGGCGTGGCTATCTGGTCTTAGCCCCAAGCAAAACCGCGATATTCCACCATTAGATTACAGCCGTGTTTACAGCATCAAAAAAGACTTCAACCATTTAGCGATCTCGATCAACGGTGGGATCAAAACTTATGAAGAGTCATTGGCACATTTGAACTATATTGATGGTGTGATGATCGGCCGTGAAATTTATCAAAACCCTTACCTGCTGGCTCAGGCGGATCAAGTGATTTATGGCGAGCAGAAATCTGTGATTTCGCGTGCAGAGGTTATCGACCACATGGCCACTTACATTGATAAGCATGTTGCGGGCGGAAATAAAGCCAAAGCATCGCATGTCACACGCCATATGTTGGGCTTGTGCAATGGTTTACCGGGGGCAAAGCAGTTCCGTCGCTACTTGAGTGAAAATGCCATGTTGGCGGGCGAAACAGGCGATGTATTACGCCGTGCATTTGAACTGGTGAATGAGGATGTAGTCGTTACTGCGTAGCGGTTGCTCAGTAGTCGACATACGATTGAGCAAATTAGCTAATTTTTATACTAATAATTGGTGGATTTCACTAAGTGATGGAGTAAAGTTTAAGAAGTCCACCTCATGTTGTAACGAAAGTTAAAACTAAATTTTCTTATATAACAATCACATAACATTTTTTTCATTGTCTGGCACAACCTTTGTAAAGGTAAATGCAACTTAACTAATAACGCAGTCATTGGTTAACACTTTTACTTAAACAAATGGAAAGATTGGAGTCAAACATGAAAACACTAACCACTACCTTAGCTACTATCGGTCTACTTTTTGGTGCTAGCGCATTTGCCGGTGAAACGCATAATGCTGAAACTGTGGCAGCTGAGCTAATCAAGCAACAAAACGCTCAAGTTAGCGAAATGGTCGCCGAGCAAGTCAATCAAGATATTCAATTTACACTACGCGCAATGCAGTTACCTGTGGTTGAGCTAAATGAAACGATGATCGCTAAGGCTGAGCAAGTGAATGCTAAAGATGATCAAGCAAGCGTTGCAAAGTTTGCCGAGTAACAATGGGGTATATGCCTATGTTGAGTTTCTCTGCTTTATTCGGCGTAATGATGGCACCAGCGGTTGCTGTACTGATGACATCATTGATTGTGCGTTTATTTGAACATCACTCGTCAAAAAATGGCTTAACCGAACGTAGTTTGTTTCGGTCAGGCTTGGCTGAGCCGTTGACTGAATCAAAAATCAGCTAGTGCAAGGTAACATTGTTTAGCACTTGGTTTACTCCGTTAGTTTGCAACCTTGCTCTACTTTTATTCCAATAGTGTTAAGCTAACTTTTCTCTTTTCTCTTTTCTCTTTTCTCTTTTTCTACTTGCTATCCAGCAACTGACTTCGAGCTTTCTCGGTAAAACTTTCTCTGTGTTCAACTGTACATAGCGCTGGCGATAGGCTAGCTTGAAAGCAAGTTCTCTTTATTGCTCAGCAAATCATGTTTACTCATCAGCCTTTGATCAGCGCAGAAGCTTTATATGCCAATTTAACGCAACAAAACTTATTAATTTTTGATGCCAGTATGGCGCCAGTTGCGCCACAAAGTAAGCCCAAAAAGTGCTGGCCATCGGCCGTGATTCCCGGTGCTAAGCGCATGGATATTGAGCATGATTTTTGCGATCACCACGCCCAGTTTCCTCATACCATGCTGGGCGCCAAAGCATTTGAGCAAGCAGCGCAATCACTGGGTATTACTGGTGACGAACACCTTGTCGTGTATGACGATTTGGGGCTGTTCTCTGCTGCCAGAGCGTGGTGGATGCTAACGGCAATGGGACATCAACACGTGAGTGTGCTCGATGGCGGTTTACCTCATTGGCTCAAGCGCAACTTACCTGTGGAAAGTGTCGAACACAGTGAACCCTCGAGCAGAGGCACGTTTGGTGCTAGCTATTGTGACGCTATGTTTGTTGATCATCACTTTGTGGGTCAGGCTATTGAGCAAAAATCACATGTTATTGTGGATGCCAGAGCAACGGCCAGGTTTTTTGGTCAAACACCAGAGCCTAGGGTGGGCGTGCGTGTAGGCCATATGCCCGAGGCCAAGTCACTCCCTTTTACTTCCTTAATTGCAAATGGTCTTTTACTCGACAGTGAGCAACTCGCGTTAAAGTTTGAGCAGCTGAACCCTAATAAATTGCCGATGATCATGACCTGTGGCTCGGGCATTACCGCCTGCATTCTCGCCTTGGCTGCCGACATCGCGGGATATAAAGAAACTACCGTTTACGATGGCTCTTGGGCTGAGTGGGGGGCGCTTACTGACCTGCCTGTAACGACAGCTTAACGAGAGCTAGACGAACAAAGCGGTACTTAATAAGTATCGCTATGTATTTTGTATATCTGTCGTCTATACGTATTGTTTATAAAGAAAAACGCTTTGTGTTATCGCTTACTTGCTAATAGCTTTCGCTTTCTTTTGGTTTCTGCATTTTTCCGTCCATCTATTCCTTACTGACTCGCTTTTCGTTTGTTTAATTACTGAACCGCCCTAGAGGGTTTCACGTTGCTTAATTTTTTCGTTGAGCGGTCACATACCGAAATGCATTTTGTAGCGCTATTTTTAAGTTGGTTTTTTTCGCCATATCGTTGGTTAAATAAACTAAATTGTCGTTTGACATATTATGTCTTGGTCTTGATGGTTTTTAATGTTTGCTTTTTAAAGCCTTTAAAAACAATGGTTTAAAATATTGTTCACGATTGGCACATCACTTGTAATAACTCTTACAAACGCAGCAATCACTGCTGGTTAAATTAGCTTAAAAAGGAAAGTGAGATGAACAAGTTTACAAACATTTTAGTTGGTTCAGTCATGTCGATGTCTATTGTGGCTGCCACTGCACAAACCGCTCACGCGGCTGAAACATCAACTGAGCAAGTAATCACTCAGTTCGTCGTAGCGCAAGGAAAGCAAGTGGTTGCCAACTTAGGTGAGCAACTACAACAGTCAATCGCAGACAACATTGCGCAGTTTTCGGTAGAGCAAACGTTTAGTTGGTCGAGCGCAGAAATACAAGTCGCAACAACTGCAGATGGCAATGATAGTGACAATGAAAATGAACCAAAAGCTGAATCTAGTGAAGAAGAGTAGGAGATGATCTCATGGGAATGTTTACACGATTTGCCGACATTATTAACGCCAATATCAACAGCATGTTAGATAAGGCAGAACAACCAGAAAAAATGATCCGTTTGATCATTCAAGAAATGGAAGAAACGCTCGTTGAAGTGCGCGCGACCGCTGCCAAGCACATCGCTGAACAGAAAAGCTTGAGCCGCCAAGTGGCATCGCTAGAAAGAAGCGCTCAAAGCTGGCAAGAAAAAGCAGAGTTGGCAATTAGTAAAGGTCGTGACGACTTGGCTAAAAGTGCCTTAGCTGAAAAGCACAAGTTGCAACAGCAGCTGACAAACTTAGCGGAAGAAGAAGCAAAGTTAAGTGAGTTTTTAGCGAGCGTTCAAGAAGATGGTCAACGTTTACAGCAAAAGCTGGCAGAAGCTAAACGCCGCCAAGAGGCATTATTGTTACGCCAAGAATCGGCAGAAGTTCGGTTGAAAGTGCGTGAAAAGTCTGAGCAATACAATATTGACGAAGCGATCAACCGCTTTGAGCGTTATCAACAAAAGATTGAACGTGTTGAAGCTGAAATTGAAGCTTACGACATGACACAAAAGCAAGACTTGGAAAGTCAGTTCCGCGAACTAGAAAGCGATGAAAACATCGACCAAGAGCTGGCTACGTTAAAGCAAAAAGTGCGCAGTGCCGCTTAGGCGCATAGCGGATAGATAAGGAGCAGACCGACATGGACGTTTATTCAATGTTTTTAACGATTTGTCTAATGCCTGTCGCCGCGTTTGCCATCGGCGCAGCCTTGGTCAATATCGGTAGCCAATACCATTGCCACAAGTTAATGAATAAATGAGGTTTGTTATGAGTTATAAGGCGAGTTACTTAACCAAAAAGCAGTTAACCAAAGACGTATTACACAAAAAAGTATCAGGTGTTTGTGCTGGCTTGGCCCGCTATTACAACTGGCCACGTTGGGGGATTCGCGTTGCGGTAATTCTGGCGTTAATTACTTTTCCTGTGGCAACCGGTGTTGCTTACTTAGTTGCCGCTTTGTTGCTGCCAACCAGAGCATAATACCTGAACCCTAAGTGCTTACATTTGAGACGCGTATAAACTTAATCACAAGGAGGTGAATGCCCCACGTTAACAGCGAAGAATTCACCTTTCACTTTATTGCATATCCCGAGGAGCGGAGCATGTCTTTTTTCAAATCACTCGTGTTAGCCATTGTCGCTACCTTGTTTCTTACTTATGTACTTGGCACCAGTTTACTGGATCTGTTTGATGTGGATGTTTACATGGGGGATGAGTTAATTGAGCCACTAAAAGCCATTAGTTTTGCCGCTTTAACTGCAGTGGTATTGGTGATTGTTGCCATGGCCATTGTGCTGACGGTGTTTGGCTCGATACTATTTGTCGGGTTATTAGTGGTTGGCGCGCTAGGGTTAGCAGCCATTGGCGTGTTTTGGCCGGTATTGGTCGTCGCCTTTATTATTTGGTTGGTAATGCGTGATGATAAACGCTCAGTGCACAGTTAGAAAAATACGCGCACTGAGCATAGGGTAGATAAGCTTTATTTCGTTAAAAACTTGTTGAGTATGGCTCTACAGTCGTCAGTTTGCATCAAGCGGGCAAAGGTCGGAAATTCATGTTGTAGCGCATCTTCTAGTAAGTTAGCGTTGGCTTGCTTCATCAGCAAACGGGAACTCATCACGGCGTCGGCAGGTAAGCTGGCGATGCGCTCCGCATATGCAAGGGCTGTAGGCAATAGCTCATCTTTCGCCACTTTTTTGTTAATTAAGTTAAGTGATAATGCCGTATCGGCATCGAAAATATCGCCTAATACCATTAATTCAAATGCTTTGGCATGACCGACTAGTTGCGTAAGTAACAAACTAGAGCCCGCTTCTGGGCAAAGCCCTAGCTTACTAAATGGCATACCAAATTTAGCGTTGTCGGTGGCGATAACGATATCGGAATGCAGCAGTAACGTAGAGCCAATACCAATAGCAGGGCCAGCCACAGCAACCACAATCGGTTTGGTAAAGTCAGCTAATGCACGGACAAAATTGTAAGCGGCTGGTTCTTCACCGTCTGGGCAAGCAAGGAAGTCGGCCAGATCATTACCAGCGGAAAAACACTCATTGTTGCCTTGCAATAACAAACAGCGAATGTCGTCATTACTATTCGCTTCGCTAAATAGCTGAGTTAAGCTGTTATAGATAGCGGTGGTGAGTGAGTTTTTTTTCTCTAAATTATTCAAGGTGATAGTTAA is a window of Thalassotalea euphylliae DNA encoding:
- a CDS encoding PspC domain-containing protein, producing the protein MSYKASYLTKKQLTKDVLHKKVSGVCAGLARYYNWPRWGIRVAVILALITFPVATGVAYLVAALLLPTRA
- a CDS encoding enoyl-CoA hydratase, translating into MDNLILSNISNGVLTITLNNLEKKNSLTTAIYNSLTQLFSEANSNDDIRCLLLQGNNECFSAGNDLADFLACPDGEEPAAYNFVRALADFTKPIVVAVAGPAIGIGSTLLLHSDIVIATDNAKFGMPFSKLGLCPEAGSSLLLTQLVGHAKAFELMVLGDIFDADTALSLNLINKKVAKDELLPTALAYAERIASLPADAVMSSRLLMKQANANLLEDALQHEFPTFARLMQTDDCRAILNKFLTK
- a CDS encoding sulfurtransferase; translated protein: MFTHQPLISAEALYANLTQQNLLIFDASMAPVAPQSKPKKCWPSAVIPGAKRMDIEHDFCDHHAQFPHTMLGAKAFEQAAQSLGITGDEHLVVYDDLGLFSAARAWWMLTAMGHQHVSVLDGGLPHWLKRNLPVESVEHSEPSSRGTFGASYCDAMFVDHHFVGQAIEQKSHVIVDARATARFFGQTPEPRVGVRVGHMPEAKSLPFTSLIANGLLLDSEQLALKFEQLNPNKLPMIMTCGSGITACILALAADIAGYKETTVYDGSWAEWGALTDLPVTTA
- the pspA gene encoding phage shock protein PspA, giving the protein MGMFTRFADIINANINSMLDKAEQPEKMIRLIIQEMEETLVEVRATAAKHIAEQKSLSRQVASLERSAQSWQEKAELAISKGRDDLAKSALAEKHKLQQQLTNLAEEEAKLSEFLASVQEDGQRLQQKLAEAKRRQEALLLRQESAEVRLKVREKSEQYNIDEAINRFERYQQKIERVEAEIEAYDMTQKQDLESQFRELESDENIDQELATLKQKVRSAA
- a CDS encoding LysR family transcriptional regulator, translated to MKMLRNMSIFAQIVEAGSITEAAAALDLSKSVVSQHLSALESELGVLLIKRSTRKHTLTSAGRAFYQSCQEINRLSDFAWQQAQDATNVPKGKVTITAPNALMDAVIAPAIGKLVHQYPQLQPQLISADSQLDLMTDNIDLAIRVGESPVSNIKQRRIGEFRDVLCGTQRLLAKTEATQASYIANTWQPQHITHELHDSEGNQISYQATAQCRANSFYACLALIKQGAGIGLVPDFHFCQLKPLLVEAFPSFSMTSNRVYALHTYDNYLPASISVCINAIEEQFSQLSAQTSG
- a CDS encoding NADH:flavin oxidoreductase translates to MSNAQLFEQVSFGPMTLANRTVMAPMTRTFSPGNVPNDLVVEYYRRRAQGGVGLIITEGTCVGHKAASGYPNVPFIAGDDALAGWKKVVDAVHAEGGKIAPQLWHVGAIRKPGVEPGGDLPGYGPSGMAFPGKQTGHAMTQADIDEVIQSFVQAAVDAKAIGFDAVEIHGAHGYLIDQFFWEGTNQRTDEYGGDLAGRSKFAIELVTKMRAAVGDDYPIIFRWSQWKQQDYSARLVETPEALAAFLKPLADAGVDIFHCSQRRFWEPEFEGSDLNLAGWVKKVTGKPTITVGSVGLNQDFLPEDGTSNFKDAETVSLDNLIERVENQEFDLVAVGRALISNPDWVNKVKAGEYESLKAFDKAQLAELV
- a CDS encoding alkaline phosphatase D family protein, with protein sequence MSNFTRRAFIKASMAGFGTAVISTGLMGCSDDDDKALELPIIPVAFNHGVASGDPLDNAVIIWTRVTPLSAVDSVSVSWQVATDAEFNDLVHNGTTDAQVESDFTVKIDLQQLAANTKYYFRFASGETFSPVGMTKTLPVGAVSQVKLAVFSCANFPAGHFNAYNSAAKRDDLDAVIHLGDYIYEYGDGGFATQNAAAIGRPLPADNNTECITLEDYRKRYALYRSDPDLQQLHQQVPFITVWDDHEITNDAWRDGAENHNDGEGDYQVRKAAGLQAYFEWLPIRPMTASDYERIFRSFQFGDLVNLHMLDTRLLARDEQLAYQDFIDPTTGQLDAAGFTAAMSADRSLLGAEQLGWLQAGLTASSATWQVLGQQILMGRMNVPAELLAGFANPSPALLQTFGELAQIKGRISAGDPTVTDAERARVAVEIPYNLDAWDGYAVEREVVLGTANALNQNLIVLAGDTHNAWANNLKDRQGNSVGVEFATAGVSSPGLESFLSIPEAFVPQAEQALQVLVDDLQYVNIANRGYMVVTFTEQAATTEWVHVDTVASNSYQEVASRSNTLTVAAGSNVIQR
- the dusA gene encoding tRNA dihydrouridine(20/20a) synthase DusA: MTSHKLSVAPMLDWTDRHCRYFYRLMSSNTVLYTEMVTTGAIIFGKGDYLGYNEEEHPVVLQLGGSDPQAMAECAKRAAALGYDEININVGCPSDRVQNGRFGACLMAEPALVAECVKQMKDAADIPITVKSRIGIDDQDSYEFLQEFIATIEPAGCEHFIIHARKAWLSGLSPKQNRDIPPLDYSRVYSIKKDFNHLAISINGGIKTYEESLAHLNYIDGVMIGREIYQNPYLLAQADQVIYGEQKSVISRAEVIDHMATYIDKHVAGGNKAKASHVTRHMLGLCNGLPGAKQFRRYLSENAMLAGETGDVLRRAFELVNEDVVVTA
- a CDS encoding YybH family protein, with protein sequence MTDQETLALCKAGINAWQTAFNNQDAAGCAAQYTENCVMEAKPIGTFTGRQAIQECWQNIIDQGFKDVVYSNVEWQPAQDGGYILTSSWQMNKAYGVVHREHWVVEADGQARLISDSFEIQGER